A window of Acidimicrobiales bacterium contains these coding sequences:
- a CDS encoding DUF3662 and FHA domain-containing protein: protein MGLQQVERRLERLVEGVFSKAFRGGLQPVELARRVVREMEAGRTVSTRGTVAPNHAVITLSEFDAERFESFADALKLELEDAMREHARDRQYRFIGPVEVELFQDPDFAKSEHTVVVEVRQGPGGMPAAALVLGDGTRIAIGEDPVVIGRSPESDLKLTDATVSRRHAQIVRDGDAWFVRDLGSSNGTKVNGVGITDHMLEDGDEIKVGAVTLRFEMS from the coding sequence ATGGGACTACAGCAAGTTGAGCGTCGGCTCGAGCGCCTCGTCGAAGGGGTGTTCTCGAAGGCCTTTCGGGGCGGGCTTCAGCCCGTCGAATTAGCGCGTCGCGTCGTCCGCGAGATGGAAGCCGGCCGCACCGTGTCGACGCGTGGCACCGTCGCACCGAACCACGCGGTGATCACGCTGAGCGAGTTCGACGCAGAGCGCTTCGAGTCCTTCGCGGACGCGCTCAAGCTCGAACTCGAAGACGCCATGCGCGAGCACGCCCGCGACCGGCAGTACCGCTTCATCGGTCCCGTCGAGGTCGAGCTGTTTCAGGATCCCGACTTCGCCAAGAGCGAGCACACCGTCGTCGTCGAAGTGCGCCAGGGGCCCGGCGGGATGCCCGCCGCCGCGTTGGTTCTCGGCGACGGCACGCGCATCGCGATCGGCGAAGATCCCGTTGTTATCGGTCGCTCACCCGAGAGTGACCTCAAGCTCACCGACGCCACCGTCAGCCGGCGCCACGCACAGATCGTGCGCGACGGCGACGCGTGGTTCGTCCGCGACCTCGGCTCGAGCAACGGCACGAAGGTCAACGGCGTGGGCATTACCGACCACATGCTCGAGGACGGCGACGAGATCAAGGTCGGTGCGGTCACCCTTCGCTTTGAGATGTCGTAG